From Rutidosis leptorrhynchoides isolate AG116_Rl617_1_P2 chromosome 3, CSIRO_AGI_Rlap_v1, whole genome shotgun sequence, a single genomic window includes:
- the LOC139900027 gene encoding protein ALP1-like, which produces MNNIDYDLKDLAQVTSAYDPQQQLDILDFLDAEEEEENQQPIPKNPRRYFHRDRAGRATLLWNDYFSNTPTFPEDKFRRRFRMSRRLFNRISACILSYSHEPIPSYFKYFHQRRDATGLLGFTIYHKITSAIRQLTYGVAPDIFDEYLHIGETTSYRCLENYCKSVIHLYSSEYLRKPNTHDVQRLIIKHEQIHGFPGMLGSLDCMHWAWKNCPVSWKGQYTRGDHGHPTIMLETVASYDLWIWHAYFGQAGSNNDINVLNQSDLFKELLEDRALPCNYTVNGKQFTKGYYLADGIYPNWATLVKSFKSTVEPKTTKFKRYQESARKDIERAFGVLQGRFAIIKSPARQFYIEKIQCIMYTCVILHNMITEDNGRAFCGLEEDYQPVRHSLSIRERFDTHLRMDKELRDSTIHRFLRDNLIEHIWCLPPNVRIRPNQQAGPSANEAGPSGTNNQHEEDDEEDDEGEEEEDDGEEEEDED; this is translated from the coding sequence ATGAATAATATCGATTACGATTTAAAAGACCTCGCACAAGTAACAAGTGCGTATGATCCGCAACAACAACTCGATATTCTTGATTTTTTAGATgccgaagaagaggaagaaaatCAACAACCTATTCCAAAAAATCCAAGAAGGTATTTTCATAGAGATCGGGCTGGAAGGGCTACACTCTTGTGGAATGATTACTTTTCCAACACACCAACCTTCCCCGAAGATAAATTCCGAAGAAGGTTTCGAATGAGCCGTCGATTGTTTAACCGTATATCCGCATGTATACTCAGTTATTCTCATGAACCTATTCCTTCATACTTTAAATATTTTCATCAAAGAAGGGATGCAACCGGTTTACTCGGATTTACTATTTATCATAAAATCACATCCGCTATAAGACAATTAACATACGGTGTTGCTCCTGATATTTTTGATGAGTATTTGCATATTGGTGAAACAACATCATACCGTTGTTTAGAAAATTATTGCAAAAGTGTTATACATTTATATTCAAGTGAATATTTAAGAAAACCTAATACTCATGATGTTCAACGTTTAATTATAAAACATGAGCAAATACATGGTTTTCCGGGCATGCTCGGTAGtctagattgtatgcattgggcttgGAAAAATTGCCCAGTTTCTTGGAAAGGTCAATACACACGAGGCGATCATGGTCACCCAACAATAATGTTGGAAACGGTCGCCTCGTATGATTTGTGGATTTGGCACGCTTACTTTGGACAAGCTGGTTCAAATAATGATATCAATGTGTTAAATCAATCCGATTTATTTAAAGAGTTACTTGAAGATAGAGCTCTACCGTGTAACTATACGGTGAATGGAAAACAATTCACAAAAGGGTATTATTTAGCGGACGGAATTTATCCTAATTGGGCGACCCTTGTGAAATCGTTCAAAAGTACGGTTGAACCAAAAACAACAAAATTCAAAAGGTACCAAGAGTCAGCAAGAAAGGATATCGAACGAGCTTTCGGTGTTCTTCAAGGTCGTTTTGCAATCATTAAAAGTCCTGCAAGACAATTCTATATCGAGAAGATACAGTGCATTATGTATACGTGCGTGATTTTACACAACATGATAACTGAAGATAATGGTCGAGCTTTTTGTGGGTTAGAGGAGGATTATCAACCGGTTCGTCATTCATTATCAATAAGAGAAAGGTTCGATACGCATTTGCGAATGGACAAAGAACTACGAGATTCTACCATTCATCGTTTCCTCCGAGACAACCTTATCGAACACATTTGGTGTTTACCACCAAATGTACGTATTAGACCTAACCAACAAGCAGGACCTTCGGCAAATGAAGCAGGACCTTCGGGGACTAATAACCAACATGAAGAGGACGACGAAGAGGATGACGAAGGGGAGGAAGAAGAGGACGACGGAGAGGAGGAGGAAGACGAAGACTAG